One Pecten maximus chromosome 7, xPecMax1.1, whole genome shotgun sequence genomic window carries:
- the LOC117331048 gene encoding apidaecins type 73-like — protein MRPRQTRPGHTKPMIPQQTRPGHIQQMRPQQARPGDTKPMRPHQTRPGHTKRKRQHQARPGHTKPIRPQQARPMRQDHTKLTRSDHNRPMRSDHTRPMKPGHTNPMRPQQARPGHSKPMRPQQTRSGHTKPMRPQQARPDQAIANQ, from the coding sequence ATGAGACCACGACAGACCAGGCCAGGCCATACCAAACCAATGATACCACAACAGACCAGACCAGGCCATATCCAACAAATGAGACCACAACAGGCCAGACCAGGCGATACCAAACCAATGAGACCTCACCAGACCAGACCAGGCCATACCAAACGAAAGAGGCAACACCAGGCCAGGCCAGGCCATACCAAACCAATCAGACCACAACAGGCCAGACCAATGAGACAAGACCACACAAAACTGACGAGATCAGATCACAACAGACCAATGAGATCAGACCACACTAGACCAATGAAACCAGGCCATACCAATCCAATGAGACCACAACAGGCCAGACCAGGCCATAGCAAACCAATGAGACCACAACAGACCAGATCAGGCCATACCAAACCAATGAGACCACAACAGGCCAGACCAGACCAGGCCATAGCAAACCAATGA